The Nocardioides sp. cx-173 genome segment ACCACGGCGGCCCGGTGCGCCCGCTTGGGGATGAGCGCGAGGGCCTCGGCCACCGTCTGGTGCTCGGTCAGCTCGATCGGGGTGTCGAAGACCAGGTGCCGCGACTTCACGTCGGCCACCACCTGCTCGACCACCGGGAAGGGGATGTCCTGCGGGATCACCACGAGCCCGCCGCGCCGCGCCACCGTCTCGGCCATCCGCTTGCCGGCGATCGCGGTCATGTTGGAGACCACCAGCGGGATCGTGGTGCCGGTGCCGTCGGAGGTGGCGAGGTCGACGTCGTACCGGCTGGCGACGCCGCTGTGCCGCGGCACCATGAAGACGTCGTCGTAGGTGAGGTCGTGGGGCGAGGTGGCGTCGTGGAGGAAGTGCACAGCCAGAGCCTAGGGTCGGGGCATGACATCGTCCGTCGGCCGCTCCCCCGGCCGCGTCAATCTCATCGGCGAGCACACCGACTACAACCAGGGCCTCTGCCTGCCGCTCACCATCCCCTACGCCACGACCGTCACCGCGACCTCCCGTGAGGACGACGGCGTCACGGTGCGCAGCGACACGCAGGACGAGCCGTGGACCGGCACCCACGCCACCACGGGCCCCGGCGCCGCCGAGGGCTGGGCGACGTACGCCGTGGGCGTGCTCTGGGCCCTGCAGGAGGAAGGCTGGCACCTGCCCGGCGTCGACCTCGAGGTGCGGAGCACCGTGCCGATGGGGGCCGGGCTCTCGAGCTCGGCCGCACTGGAGTGCGCGGTCGCGGTCGCCGTGTGCGGGCTGACCGGGCGCGAGCTCACCGGCGACCTGCGCCATCAGCTGGTGGCGGCCTGCCGCCGCGCCGAGAGCGAGGTGGCCGGCGCCCCGACCGGCGGGCTGGACCAGAGCGCGGTGCTCCTCTCCGCGCCCGGCGCCGGTCTGCTGATCGACTTCGAGGACGGCTCCACCCGCGATGTGCCCCTCCCGTGGGACGAGGCCGGGCGCACCCTGCTGGTCGTGGACACCCGGGTCTCCCACGCACTCACCGACGGCGGGTACGGCGCCCGCCGTCAGGACTGTGAGGCCGCCGCCGAGGCGCTCGGGCTGCCGTCGCTGCGCCGCGCCACGCTGCGCGACGTCGGCGGGCTCGACGACCCCCGGCTCCGGGCCCGTGCTCGCCACGTGGTCACCGAGAACGCCCGCGTCGCCGACGCCGTCGCGGCCGTCGAGAGCGGCGACTGGGCCGCCCTGGGGGAGCTGATGATCGCCTCCCACGACTCGCTGCGCGACGACTACGAGG includes the following:
- the galK gene encoding galactokinase; the encoded protein is MTSSVGRSPGRVNLIGEHTDYNQGLCLPLTIPYATTVTATSREDDGVTVRSDTQDEPWTGTHATTGPGAAEGWATYAVGVLWALQEEGWHLPGVDLEVRSTVPMGAGLSSSAALECAVAVAVCGLTGRELTGDLRHQLVAACRRAESEVAGAPTGGLDQSAVLLSAPGAGLLIDFEDGSTRDVPLPWDEAGRTLLVVDTRVSHALTDGGYGARRQDCEAAAEALGLPSLRRATLRDVGGLDDPRLRARARHVVTENARVADAVAAVESGDWAALGELMIASHDSLRDDYEVSCAELDLVVATALDAGALGARMTGGGFGGSAIALVPAERAEAVRRAVDAAFAAAGFAAPRHLDAGPSGPAELLRSP